A region from the Candidatus Methylomirabilota bacterium genome encodes:
- a CDS encoding metalloregulator ArsR/SmtB family transcription factor produces MSPLADALPRQEMEQLQLTAKFFRGLGDPTRLKILELLLERERHVTEMVNLLQVPQGRLSNHLACLSWCGYVTVARQGRNRYYRVADKRVRKILELARGMVAENAEHIWACTRLPKP; encoded by the coding sequence ATGAGTCCATTAGCGGATGCCCTGCCCAGACAGGAGATGGAACAGCTGCAACTCACGGCAAAGTTCTTCCGGGGCTTAGGTGACCCCACCCGGCTCAAGATCCTGGAGCTCTTGCTAGAACGGGAGCGCCACGTCACAGAGATGGTGAATCTCTTGCAGGTTCCCCAGGGACGCCTCTCCAACCACCTGGCCTGTTTGAGCTGGTGTGGGTATGTCACCGTTGCACGACAGGGCCGGAATCGGTATTACCGGGTGGCGGACAAACGGGTGCGGAAGATCCTCGAGCTGGCCCGAGGCATGGTGGCGGAGAACGCGGAGCACATCTGGGCCTGCACCCGACTTCCAAAACCATAA